The window TCATTTAGATGAGAAAGTTGAGACGTATCTTCCTTGCTATACATTTGTTTTAAATGAATTCCTTCATTCGTTAAAAAGGAATCTGCTGCTGATATTTTTGCATAATCTTCTTTAAGTAGCACTTGCTTAATCGATACTTTATCGTAATTAGGCGTTGTCATTTGAATCCTCCTTTTTAGCAAGGGCTAGTAGTTGCTGCCCTTTTTCCAGAAGCGATTGCCCAGCAAAGATACATCCAGACAGCCCGGCATCTAACCAGTCTTCATACTCCTCAAATTTCCCTGCTACATCCATTGGTACAGACAATGTTTCATTTAATATTGCGGGAACTAAACCGGCAGTTTGTTCCTCATTACCAACGAATACTACATAGCCAATATTCTGGTCATCTATCCATTGTTGCAGGTCCACTGGCTTTAAGTTTTCCGGTGCTACAATTGGTGAAATTCCTAATGCTTTTAAATAGCCACTCACAAAGTCCATACGAGTTTTATAGTCTTTTAAAATGCCATAAGGAATAATAGCAGTTTTCAATGGACTTTCTTGAAATGATTTTCGTAATTGCTCAAAAGGTTCAGCAAATCGTTTATAATCAGTTTGTTTAATAGAGGAACTAATTATGTCGTCAGGATTTGCATAAGTATTCGTTCCAATTAACGATTTTTTACGAGTAGAGAGCGCAAACAGTTGCTCCTCCCACTTTATTTTTGCTCGATCTAAAAGTTTTGTTTCTCTATCCTCTATAGTTGTTTCTTTCATTAATGTTAAAAAGTATGTCCACGTTTTTTCAACAAGCTCATTCGTTAATGTGTCCACATAGTAAGAACCACCTGCTGCATCAACAACCCGCTGGATATGTGTCTCTTCTTTTAGTACTAGCTGGATATTACGCGCAATTCGATTGGATGTTGGTGTAGCCCCGGTTAAATAATCATGTGGATACGTCGTCAAACTATCCGTTCCACCAAGAATAGCTGCTAGGGCACTGTTACCTGCACGTAGAATATTAACATTCGAGTCTAATGCTGAGTAAGATCTCAACGAAGTTTCTGTATGTACAGGGATTGCCGCTATGTCCGTTTTTCCATATGCTTGGCCGAAAGCTTGCCAAAGTACGCGGAAAGCCCGAATTTTCGCTATTTCCATAAAGAAATGATTTTCCACTGAAAATTGTACGAATGCTTTTTCTGCAAGTTTCTCGATACTTGTTTTCCCTGCAATTGCATCTGCTTGCACCAGCACGCTTGCTAGCTCGCTAACCACATCACCACCCGCTTGATGGATAGATGATCCATTTAAGAAATACGTTCTAGCATACGGAAGTTCCGCTTCCTCAGCTCCTATTACTAATCCTTTTAGATCAGTAAAATGATTTAAAAACCCCGGATTATCTGTTACATCTAGAATAGCAGTATGCTTCGTCAATAGAGCTGCTAACTCCTCTATTTGATCTGCATTCCAAAAATGTTCCTTTTCTATTTTAAAATGAACTACATCATTCCCTTTTCCAAGCGATTCTATGATTTCTTTGAGTGTCGCTTCACTTGTTGAACCTTCTGCAAATTGAGCGATTGACCATTCAGAAGACTTTTTCGCTTGGCGAACAATAGCCGTTTGGGATGCTGGAATATTTGCCGTATCTGCTAATGAATAAAGCGGTTTCAAAATAATGTTCTCTAATGTTTTTGTAGATAGCGAGTCCAATGTTTTCCCCTTTAATGATTTGAGGGCTACTTGCTCCCATTCTTCAAGTGTTGCATTATTAAACTTCGTTTGTCTCATTTTATCTAATGTCATATGAACGCTTTCGCTTCCCCCTATGTAAAGAAAATTATGCTAACTATATTTTAACGGACAATGATTACATTAGAAAGGGAAACTTCTTTAGAAGTCTGTTGAAACGAAAAACCTCTTTACAAATCGAAAGAGGTTTCTTCGTTCCTTTATTCAATTGCTCCTGTGCCTTTAAGTGATACTTTAACACTCACGTCCAACGGTAAAGTCGTATATGCTTTTTGCCATTCGGAAATCGTGTTTTTATCATATAGCATCATAGTTCTATACCTTAATCCGAAACCCATAGGATCTAGATCTTTTTCTTGAACTGCAGTAAGAAATTCTTCAATCTTTTTTTTCAGTGCCTCGGAAGCTATCTTGTCATACTTATTTAGGTCTTTTAAAGATAGATTTTTATTGGACTGACCAATCACACCAATCATTTTTACGTTCATCTTGATGGCAGTGGGCTGTCCATTGTTCATTAAAATTTTATAATGTACATTTGTTTTTTCCATATTAATGACGAAGGTTAAATCCTCTGATTCTGCTTTATAACTAAATCCACTCATTCCATTTAGAAGAGTATTATAATACTTTGATTGTTCCGAGGATAACTCGAACGGTTTAGATTTTTCTTTAACGACTAAAGATTTATTGACGATTAACTCCTTATTATCTTCAGAAGCTTCTATAAGCGGTAATACTGCATCAATACCATCCGATAGCATATTTCTTCTAAATTCATAAAGGAATGTCGAAGTGATAAAAGGACTGTCCGTGCCGCTACTACCAAAAAAGTTTATGAGTGTAGATGATACTGCAGATTCAGCAGCTGGTTCTATCCGCAAAATAGATTCAGCAGATGTTTTAGCAGCTGCTACCCAGGCAATCATCTGAATATCACTCCGTCTAATAAAGTAATCCATAAAATCCTTTACATTGTCTTGTAGTAAATCTTCATTAATAACAATCATTTTGGCATGCCCAAATTCTAGTACTTTATCGGTATGTGTTTCCAAAATACGAATTGCCTCTGCCAATGTTTCTCCTTCGTGAACTAAATATTCATAATTAGGACCGGTGGATGATTTAATAGAAGCGACAGGTAATGATAATTTTAATGTTACTTTATATCCCCCGTCTTCCTTTTCGGCAGGATCTACACCAATACCTGTAACGAAAACTCGCTTATCAATATCTTTAAATCCACATCCAGCTAATATAGAAATAAATGAGAAGGAAATAGCAACAAAGATTACTTTATAACGTTTAAATCGAAGCTTCATAATTTTGCTCTCCTTTTCACTAAAACTAAGGAGAATATTAATACAGTAAAAAAAATCGGCAAAGACCCATAAAAATAGTTGGATAAGGAAAACAGCTGGTACTGTGTCAAATTTCTCGTTAAAACTAAAGATATTACGCCAAATATAATAACGAAAATATAAGGAGCCAACATTTTACCTTTCCATTGCAACCGCTTAAATTCGAAAATACTCTCTAATAATTTTAGAGCAACATGCCAATGTAATAATAAACTTACAAATGCTATCCCTAAGAAAGATAGGATAAAAATAAATATAACCCTCTCTATTGGACCATATTTCATGCGTATCGAATCGCTAGTGGATAACCATGGAAAAGTAAGATTGGCAATCTGTTCAACCCCGTTATACCCAATTGGTACAAAGAAAGTAGTAAACAAAACTACTGCGCCTGTTGCCCCGATAATTAGGATTTGTTTCCATCCCATTTTATGCTTTTTGGTAAAAAGCTTATTAAAAATGACTAAATCGCTAATCCCTACAAAAATATAAAGTGATGCACCAAATGCCCAATAAGAAGGAACGTGATTCACGTGCATCATGGAAATTTTTATATAGTCCCAATCCAATTTGGGGTTAACATAAAATTTTATTAATAAGAAAAAAATTAAGGGCACAAATAAAACAAGTACAATTTCTGCCATATATAACATACTTCTAGATTTCATCAATACTCCAAATGAAATAACGAGTACGAACGCAAATGTCGTAATAACGATCGACGTTTCAGGAGCGAAAAAAGTAATAATTAAAAATACATACGTAATTAGGGTAATGAGCCCGGCACAAAACCAACATAAAAAAAGGTAAAACAGCACCGGATAGGCAAACCATTTTGGAGTATGTGCTTTCAACATTTCCGGCAAGTTTTTACCAGGAAAAGAATTAAATAATTTGACGATTATATATACGAGTATAGTTCCAATAATAACTGCAGCAATCATAGAAGGAATTGCCCCACTTTTGCTTTCAAATAAAAGAATTTTGGGAACGGAGGCAATGATATTGGAAAACATCGTGAGAAAAATAAAATAATAAAGAAAGCGACTCATTCACTCTTCACCCCTTTTTCACTCCTTCTGCTTTTCCAATACATTTTTAAATAGGGTTCTCCAAAACTTTCTTTATTGATCAAAAACATAAGAATTCCTAAAAAGCCCAGTATAAATCCAACCGTTCCAAAAAATGTCGTAAAAGCTAATAGAATATACCTGCAAAATCTAATTGAAAAACTCATCTCGTTGATAGGGATCACAAAACTAGAAATGGCTACTGCCGACACGATAATAATCATTATATTCGAGGTCAATGCCGCCTCAGTAGCCGCAGTTCCTAGTATTAAACCACCAACAGTAGTAGCTGTGGCACTAATTGCTTTAGGTAGTCTAATACTCGCTTCCGTTAAAAGCTCCATAAATATGAGCATAAATACTACCTCTATAAAAGATGGGTAAGGCACTCCAATTCTACTGCCAGCAACAGTTAAAGCCAACTCTGTTCTAAAAATGTCTGGATTATAGGAAGTGATGGCAACGTACAAAGCTGGTAACACTAAACAGGTTATTAGTCCAAAATATCGAAGTACTAGCGTAAACGATGTAATCCAAAATAAATGATAGTTATCTTCCATGGACACCATGAAATCAAAAAAGACGACCGGTGCAATTAATGCATGAGGACTTCCGTCAATCATCAATATAACTTTACCTGCATCCAAGTTATAACAAATACGGTCGGGTCGTTCTGTCAACATTAAAGTCGGAAATAGCGTAAATCTCTTTCCATTTAAGTAAAGTTGGAGCTCACCTGCCGATTGAATAAGTGGTGCATCTAATTCTTTTAGTCTCTTCCGAATAGACTTTAATATATCTGGCTTTACTGTTTTCTCATCATAAATAATTGCCAAGTCGTTATGTGTTTTATCTTTTAACTCTACGATCTCAATTTTTAGGGAAGGCTCCTTATAACGATGCCGAATGATATTCAAATTGGTAAGAATGTCTTCACTTAAAGCTTGTTGGGGTCCATATACAGTAGGTTCCATAAGGGTTTGTTGCACTGAACTACTGTTTACTTTTTTCACATCTACCAGAAAAAATTGATGTTGAACTGCTATTAATACACTTCCCTTTGTAAGTTCGAGTAGAATTTTTTCATTCGATTTAATCTCTATAATATCGGGCGATGATTGTATATAAGCTCCATAATGTTGTGCTGATTGCATTTCGAAAAATGGCTTGATAATAACATTTTGTAATTTATCTCCATCTACTGTCGTTTTTAAATAAAGGAGAAAAGCTGCTTCTTCTTCTATTTGTAAAGGTATCAGCATAACATCAAAAGAAGGATTCATCTGGCCCTTAAGTTCATCCATTAATCTAGGAGGATCCGATTTCTCTTTTATATTCGTCATATACAAACCTCCAGTAAAGAGAATCTTCGGTATGCATAGGTTAACCGAATGAACACTATTCAATCCTACTGGCAGGAAACTTTAATGAAAAAATTGCTATGGTTTACATATATATTCTGCGTTCAAAGTTACAATTTATTTTAGGCAAGGGAATGATAAATTTTGAGTGTATTAATTCTTGGGGGATTACTATTTTTTAGTGTAAATTTAGGGGCAGGGATTGCTTGGTTAGTAGCTAAAATATTTCATCATTCCGACGAAGGTTTAGCTCTTTTATGCGGAGGATTCTTGGTAGGTCTACTAACACTTGATATAATTCCAGCGGCATTCCATTTATACAATTCAGCAGGTATCGCTCTTGGTATCCTTATGGGATATATGTTTATCCTACTAGTGAACAAATCACTACATTCCTCAAATCAATATAGACCATCTGTCTACTTGCTAACTATCGCCCTTTTCATACATACCATTCCATTAAGTTTAACTATTGGAAACATGCTTGGAGATCCTTCTTTCACAGTCTCCATAACAACCTCCACCATTTTGCACCATATCCCCGAAGGGTTTGCCATCACATCAATATTTATCGCACAAGGACAAAAGATGATAGGTTTACTCCTTTGTTTTATTGGTTTATCTATCTGCTTTAGTTTTTTCATATGGATTGGCAATCATTTACATCTAAACATGAAGGCACAAAGTGTGCTTTTAGGTGTCTCCATTGGTTTGATTGCTCTAACAAGTGTAAAAGAATTTATTTTACATAATATCCGATTGGTATCGATCAGGACATCAGTAACGTTTGTCCTAACAGGGTATCTACTCAGTGTAGCTTTTCATTTGATGTCCTAATTAAACAAGGAATCCTCTGTTTTCTTACTAGTAAATGCCTAAAAGAGAACAAATCGTAAGAATGTGCAACCAAACCATAAAAAAAGGCAGAAGAAAAGGATGACTTTTCTACTGCTTTTTTGTTATTCATGAAATGCGTAATATTTAGGAGCGTACGTGCTATATAGGTCGACATTTTCGTAACATATAGGGCCATTCAGATGCTTTTTTAGCACCTAGTATAATATTTGTTTGATGAACCATGATTTCTTCCATATCAGCCAACGAATAAAGCGGATTCAATATAATTCCCTCTAATGTCTTGGTCGCAAAAATTTTCCTTTATGGAATTAATGGCAACATGCTTTCACTTACAAGTGTCGCTTCTATAAATCCGTTTTGTTTCATATTTTGTATTGTCATAAAATCGCAACGCATTACCCTGTAGTGTTTATTTCACCTAATAATATTTACCCTGGATGGATACTGGGAAAAAGAGTATTTATTTGAGATTGAATAAATACAATTATTTCGCCACTTATCTGATTATATTTAATATTTCGTCAAACACTCAAAACTAGCTTATTTTTATGATAAAATAAACGTATCTTAATAGAATTGGGGAGTTTAAATGGTCAAATTTGATAAGCCTGATGTGGAACAATTTTTTCAAACATTAACTGTAAATAATTTCACTGTAAGTCCTGATGAAAAACAGCTTGTAATTAGTTCAAACCTGAACGGTCACTTTAATATTTGGGGGATGGATTTGCCTAATCAGTTTCCATATCCTCTTACGTTTAATAATCAGAGT is drawn from Psychrobacillus sp. INOP01 and contains these coding sequences:
- a CDS encoding zinc transporter family protein; this translates as MSVLILGGLLFFSVNLGAGIAWLVAKIFHHSDEGLALLCGGFLVGLLTLDIIPAAFHLYNSAGIALGILMGYMFILLVNKSLHSSNQYRPSVYLLTIALFIHTIPLSLTIGNMLGDPSFTVSITTSTILHHIPEGFAITSIFIAQGQKMIGLLLCFIGLSICFSFFIWIGNHLHLNMKAQSVLLGVSIGLIALTSVKEFILHNIRLVSIRTSVTFVLTGYLLSVAFHLMS
- a CDS encoding methylmalonyl-CoA mutase family protein gives rise to the protein MTLDKMRQTKFNNATLEEWEQVALKSLKGKTLDSLSTKTLENIILKPLYSLADTANIPASQTAIVRQAKKSSEWSIAQFAEGSTSEATLKEIIESLGKGNDVVHFKIEKEHFWNADQIEELAALLTKHTAILDVTDNPGFLNHFTDLKGLVIGAEEAELPYARTYFLNGSSIHQAGGDVVSELASVLVQADAIAGKTSIEKLAEKAFVQFSVENHFFMEIAKIRAFRVLWQAFGQAYGKTDIAAIPVHTETSLRSYSALDSNVNILRAGNSALAAILGGTDSLTTYPHDYLTGATPTSNRIARNIQLVLKEETHIQRVVDAAGGSYYVDTLTNELVEKTWTYFLTLMKETTIEDRETKLLDRAKIKWEEQLFALSTRKKSLIGTNTYANPDDIISSSIKQTDYKRFAEPFEQLRKSFQESPLKTAIIPYGILKDYKTRMDFVSGYLKALGISPIVAPENLKPVDLQQWIDDQNIGYVVFVGNEEQTAGLVPAILNETLSVPMDVAGKFEEYEDWLDAGLSGCIFAGQSLLEKGQQLLALAKKEDSNDNA
- a CDS encoding Ger(x)C family spore germination protein: MKLRFKRYKVIFVAISFSFISILAGCGFKDIDKRVFVTGIGVDPAEKEDGGYKVTLKLSLPVASIKSSTGPNYEYLVHEGETLAEAIRILETHTDKVLEFGHAKMIVINEDLLQDNVKDFMDYFIRRSDIQMIAWVAAAKTSAESILRIEPAAESAVSSTLINFFGSSGTDSPFITSTFLYEFRRNMLSDGIDAVLPLIEASEDNKELIVNKSLVVKEKSKPFELSSEQSKYYNTLLNGMSGFSYKAESEDLTFVINMEKTNVHYKILMNNGQPTAIKMNVKMIGVIGQSNKNLSLKDLNKYDKIASEALKKKIEEFLTAVQEKDLDPMGFGLRYRTMMLYDKNTISEWQKAYTTLPLDVSVKVSLKGTGAIE
- a CDS encoding spore germination protein; translation: MTNIKEKSDPPRLMDELKGQMNPSFDVMLIPLQIEEEAAFLLYLKTTVDGDKLQNVIIKPFFEMQSAQHYGAYIQSSPDIIEIKSNEKILLELTKGSVLIAVQHQFFLVDVKKVNSSSVQQTLMEPTVYGPQQALSEDILTNLNIIRHRYKEPSLKIEIVELKDKTHNDLAIIYDEKTVKPDILKSIRKRLKELDAPLIQSAGELQLYLNGKRFTLFPTLMLTERPDRICYNLDAGKVILMIDGSPHALIAPVVFFDFMVSMEDNYHLFWITSFTLVLRYFGLITCLVLPALYVAITSYNPDIFRTELALTVAGSRIGVPYPSFIEVVFMLIFMELLTEASIRLPKAISATATTVGGLILGTAATEAALTSNIMIIIVSAVAISSFVIPINEMSFSIRFCRYILLAFTTFFGTVGFILGFLGILMFLINKESFGEPYLKMYWKSRRSEKGVKSE
- a CDS encoding GerAB/ArcD/ProY family transporter gives rise to the protein MSRFLYYFIFLTMFSNIIASVPKILLFESKSGAIPSMIAAVIIGTILVYIIVKLFNSFPGKNLPEMLKAHTPKWFAYPVLFYLFLCWFCAGLITLITYVFLIITFFAPETSIVITTFAFVLVISFGVLMKSRSMLYMAEIVLVLFVPLIFFLLIKFYVNPKLDWDYIKISMMHVNHVPSYWAFGASLYIFVGISDLVIFNKLFTKKHKMGWKQILIIGATGAVVLFTTFFVPIGYNGVEQIANLTFPWLSTSDSIRMKYGPIERVIFIFILSFLGIAFVSLLLHWHVALKLLESIFEFKRLQWKGKMLAPYIFVIIFGVISLVLTRNLTQYQLFSLSNYFYGSLPIFFTVLIFSLVLVKRRAKL